One segment of Mastomys coucha isolate ucsf_1 unplaced genomic scaffold, UCSF_Mcou_1 pScaffold23, whole genome shotgun sequence DNA contains the following:
- the Cish gene encoding cytokine-inducible SH2-containing protein isoform X1: MVLCVQGSCPLLAVEQIGRRPLWVQSLELPGPAMQPLPTGAFPEEVAEETPVQSENEPKVLDPEGDLLCIAKTFSYLRESGWYWGSITASEARQHLQKMPEGTFLVRDSTHPSYLFTLSVKTTRGPTNVRIEYADSSFRLDSNCLSRPRILAFPDVVSLVQHYVASCAADTRSDSPDPAPTPAPPMPKQDAPGDSVLPLPVATAVHLKLVQPFVRRSSARSLQHLCRLVINRLVADVDCLPLPRRMADYLRQYPFQL; the protein is encoded by the exons ATCTTGTCCTTTGCTGGCTGTGGAGCAAATTGGGCGGCGGCCTCTGTGGGTCCAGTCCCTGGAGCTGCCTGGGCCAGCCATGCAGCCCTTACCCACTGGGGCATTCCCAGAGGAGGTGGCAGAGGAGACCCCTGTCCAGTCAGAGAATGAACCGAAGGTGCTAGACCCTGAGGGGGATCTGCTGTGCATAGCCAAGACGTTCTCCTACCTTCGGGAATCTG GGTGGTACTGGGGTTCCATTACAGCCAGCGAGGCCCGGCAGCACCTACAGAAGATGCCGGAGGGCACATTCCTAGTTCGAGACAGCACCCACCCCAGCTACCTGTTCACGCTGTCAGTCAAAACCACCCGTGGCCCCACCAACGTACGCATCGAGTATGCTGATTCTAGCTTCCGACTGGACTCCAACTGCTTGTCAAGACCCCGAATCCTGGCCTTCCCAGATGTGGTCAGCCTTGTGCAGCACTATGTGGCCTCCTGTGCGGCTGACACCCGCAGTGACAGCCCAGATCCTGCTCCCACCCCAGCCCCGCCTATGCCTAAGCAAGATGCACCTGGTGACTCGGTGCTGCCTCTTCCCGTGGCTACTGCCGTGCACCTGAAACTGGTGCAGCCCTTTGTGCGCAGGAGCAGTGCCCGCAGCTTACAACATCTCTGTCGGCTAGTCATCAACCGTCTGGTGGCCGACGTGGACTGCCTCCCACTGCCCCGCCGCATGGCCGACTACCTCCGACAGTACCCCTTCCAACTCTGA
- the Cish gene encoding cytokine-inducible SH2-containing protein isoform X2, with the protein MPEGTFLVRDSTHPSYLFTLSVKTTRGPTNVRIEYADSSFRLDSNCLSRPRILAFPDVVSLVQHYVASCAADTRSDSPDPAPTPAPPMPKQDAPGDSVLPLPVATAVHLKLVQPFVRRSSARSLQHLCRLVINRLVADVDCLPLPRRMADYLRQYPFQL; encoded by the coding sequence ATGCCGGAGGGCACATTCCTAGTTCGAGACAGCACCCACCCCAGCTACCTGTTCACGCTGTCAGTCAAAACCACCCGTGGCCCCACCAACGTACGCATCGAGTATGCTGATTCTAGCTTCCGACTGGACTCCAACTGCTTGTCAAGACCCCGAATCCTGGCCTTCCCAGATGTGGTCAGCCTTGTGCAGCACTATGTGGCCTCCTGTGCGGCTGACACCCGCAGTGACAGCCCAGATCCTGCTCCCACCCCAGCCCCGCCTATGCCTAAGCAAGATGCACCTGGTGACTCGGTGCTGCCTCTTCCCGTGGCTACTGCCGTGCACCTGAAACTGGTGCAGCCCTTTGTGCGCAGGAGCAGTGCCCGCAGCTTACAACATCTCTGTCGGCTAGTCATCAACCGTCTGGTGGCCGACGTGGACTGCCTCCCACTGCCCCGCCGCATGGCCGACTACCTCCGACAGTACCCCTTCCAACTCTGA